The DNA sequence CGTCGGCGGCCAGCTTCACCAGATGGTCCAGACCCGACTTGGTCACCCCGTACGGGCCGAACCAGCGGTGGGTGTTGCTGGATGCGATCGAGGAGATTCCCACGAACGAACCGCCACCGCCACGCACCATCTCGCGGGCGGAGTGCTTGAGCACGTACATCGAGCCGTTGATGTTGAGGTCGACCGTCGCCCGCCAGGCTTCGGAGTCCATCTGGGTGATCGGTCCGATGGTCTGCGAACCACCCGCGCAGTGCACAACGCCGTGCAGCCGGCCGTTCCACTCCGTCGCTGTGGCCACTGCGGCGGCGATCTGGTCCTCATCGGTGACGTCAGCGGACTGGTACCGCACATCACCGGCCGGTGCGTTGGCCTTGATCTCCTCGGCGGTCGCCGCCAGCCGCTCGGCACCGCGGCCGACGATCAGAACGCGGGCACCCGCCGCGGCGAGACCCTCGGCAACCCCCTTGCCGATTCCGCTACCGCCGCCGGTGACCAGGTACGTCCGATCCTCGAACGAGAGCTGCACGCCGCACTCCTCACAGAAAAACTGGAACAGGTTTCACATATCGAACCATGACGAGCCGGCGGCGAAAAGAGGTCGTCCCGGTCCCGCCGCGGCCGCCGACCAGCGCCACCCAGATCGCTTGCAGCGAACACAGGGAAGGCACAGTCACGCCGCCGGGAACGGCCTCTGCAACCCCGGGGGCATCTCCGGTCACAGGCTCAAAACGGTCTGAAGAATGGCCGCAGTGCGCAATGCCATGGTGGGCCATGCGGTAATTCGGGAATCTGCACCATGCCGGAACAGTGTCGAAACCGGTTAGCTCCGAGCAGCTCAGACCGCATTTCGTCGGGCTGGCGTCGGGCCCCGAATTCGCGGCAGAAGTTATTGACTGTGTTGTAACACACGCCAGGTTACGGGCGATAAAACACCCGAACAACTGCGGTCGGGGGAAGGCAGCCATACACTGCTCTCACACAGCCGCTCAGCAAACCGAGAAGAAAGCACCATGATGGCTACCTTGAAGAATTCGGCGCGACGCCTGGCCCTGGCTGGCGGCTTCGCGCTCGCAGTCGCAGCCGCTCCGGCGGTGGCTGCTTTCACCGCTGTCTCCACCGGCCCGGCACCGGCCGTCGCCGAGTGCGCTCCCGGCGAGGTGGTGAACACCGAAGGCATCGGCTGTCTGCCCGCCCCGCCGCAGGACAACCCGCCTGGTGAGGTCGCCTTCTCCACCCCGGGTGACAACAACAGCGTGCCCGAGGTCCAGGGCATCCCTTGCACAGGCGCAAACACCGGCCAGTGCATAGGATTGCAGGAAGAGCAGGGGGCTCCGGCCGTGGAGCCCCACTCGAGCATCTCGTCCAGTCCGTAGCGCGGAGCGCCGACAGCGGTGTTCCGTCGTTCCACTTTAGGAAGTGTGAAGTATGGCGAAACCCTCCTCTGTCGGCCGACGCATCCTCCTTGCCGGAGGGTTGAGCCTCGCGATCGCAGCCGCCCCGGCGGCTGCGTTCGTGGTGGGGCCTTCGCTCGCCCCGGCAGGAGTCGCGATCGCCTGCCCCGCCGGCGAGATCGAGGACATCTACACCGGCGAGTGCACCCCGGAGTTGACGCCGAACACATCGGGCGGCGTGGATTTCTCCACCCCAGGTGACACCAACAGCGTGCCGGAGGTCCAGGGGATCCCGTGCACCGGCCACAACACCGGGCAGTGCATCGGTCTCGAGGAGGATCAGGGCGCGCCGGACGTCCAGCCGCGCTCGAGCATCTCGTCGAGCCCGTAACACCGCGGGAACCAGGAAGGGCAACGATGCCGATCCATTCCAGCCGCACCGCCACGCTGCTCACCGCGGGTGCATTCGCACTCGCGGTGGCGCTGGCGCCTGCAATCGGGCTGATCTGTGCCGCACCGGCTTTCGCCGAAGGCTCTGGCGGTGTACCCGACCCGCAACCGGTGCCGGTGCCCGCTCCCGTCGCCGACCAGCCGGGCAACTCGGCGGGCTGCCAGTCCGGCGAGTCCATCGACCCCTCGACCGGCAACTGTGTGCCGACCATGACACCGCTGGACAGCACGCAAGGCGACCAGGTACAGCCCGATGCGGCCCCGCCACCGCAGACCGGCGCGGTCACCAGCACCGTGGTCACCGGCGATCCAGCCGACCTGGTGCCCAATATCAATGGCTACCCGTGCACCGGGTACTGGGAGTCGGCGGCTTGCTACGCCGTCAGCCAGACCGAGGGCCCGCCGGTCGAGCCCAAGTCCACCATCTCCTCCAGCCCGTAACCATCGACAAGACCTTCACCTAGAGTTGAGTTATGCCTGCAAAATCTGACCCCGCGGACATCGACGACGTGGAGCCGCTGGCCGACAGCACGGCCCGTCAGGCCCGCCGGGTCGTCGCCGCCTATGCCAACGACGCCGACGAATGCCGCGTCTTCCTCTCGATGCTCGGTATTGGGCCGTCAAAGCTCGAGGCCTAGACCGTGCCCGGAGACAAGACGACCGGCTCCGGAAACTCTGAATTCGTCGTTGTCGCCAACCGGCTACCGATCGACATGGAGCGGCTGCCGGACGGCAGCCTCACCTGGAGGCGCAGCCCCGGCGGCCTCGTCACCGCGCTGGAACCGCTGCTACGACGGCATCGCGGCGCCTGGATCGGGTGGCCGGGCATCGTCGACGGTCCGGAAGATCCCATCATCGAAGACGGGATGCAGCTCTACCCGGTGCGGCTGAGCGCCGAGGAGTTCGCCGAATACTACGAGGGCTTCTCCAACGCCACGCTCTGGCCGCTGTACCACGACGTCATCGTCAAGCCGGCCTATCACCGCGAGTGGTGGGACCGCTACGTCGACGTCAACCGCCGCTTCGCCGAGGCCACCTCGCGCGCGGCCGCCGAGGGCGCCACCGTCTGGGTGCAGGACTACCAGCTGCAACTGGTGCCCAAGATGCTGCGCATGTTGCGCCCGGACCTGACCATCGGCTTCTTCCTGCACATCCCCTTCCCGCCGGTCGAGTTGTTCATGCAGATGCCCTGGCGCACCGAGATCATCGAGGGCCTGCTGGGTGCGGACCTGGTCGGCTTTCATCTGCCCGGCGGTGCACAGAACTTTCTGTTCTTGTCACGAAAGCTGGTGGGTGCCAACACCTCCCGCGCATCGGTCGGCGTGCGGTCCCGGTTCGGCGAGGTGCAGTTGGGGTTACGCACCATCAAGGTCGGCGCCTTCCCCATCTCCATCGACTCCGCCGAGCTCGATCGGACCGCGCGGGGCCGCGAGATCCGCCGACGCGCCCGCGAGATCCGCGCCGAGCTCGGCAACCCGCGCAAGATCCTGCTCGGAGTCGACCGCCTCGACTACACCAAGGGCATCGACGTCCGGCTCCGGGCGTTCTCGGAGCTGTTGGCCGAAGGGCGTGCCAAACGCGACGACACCGTCCTGATCCAGCTGGCCACCCCGAGCCGGGAGCGCGTCGAGAGCTACCGGATCCTGCGCAACGAGATCGAACAGCAGGTCGGCCACATCAACGGCGAGTACGGCGAGGTCGGCCACCCGGTGGTGCACTACCTGCACCGACCGGTGCCGCGCGACGAGCTGATCGCCTTCTTCGTCGCGGCCGACGTCATGCTGGTCACCCCGCTGCGGGACGGCATGAACCTGGTGGCCAAGGAGTACGTCGCCTGCCGCAGCGATCTCGGCGGCGCGCTGGTCTTGAGTGAATTCACCGGCGCGGCAGCCGAATTGCGCCAGGCTTACCTGACCAACCCGCATGACCTCGAAGGCGTCAAGGACACCATCGAGGCGGCACTGAACCAGACCCCGGAGGAGGGCCGCCGCCGAATGCGCGCCTTGCGCCGCCAGGTGCTGGCCCACGATGTCGACCGCTGGGCACGCTCATTCCTGGACGCCCTGGCCGACGCCAAATCGGGTACCGACGGCACCGCGATCGAGTGACTTAGTCGCCCATCAAGCCCATCACGCCGAAGGTGCGCTCCGGATCGCGGTCGGCGAAATAGTCGCTCATCGACTCGCTGAGCGAGGCTGGATCCCAGGCCGGTCCGTGGGCGTGGAACCGGTGTTCGGCCGTCGGCGCCGCCACCAATGTGACCGTCGGGCCGTAGACGATGAAGATCTGGCCGCTGACCTTGTGCGAGGCCGGCGAGGCGAGGTAGCGCACCAGGGTGACCACGTGCTCGGGCGAGAGCGGATCGACCTCGCCCTCCGGCGGGGCTTCGCCGAACACCTCGGCGGTCATCGCGGTGCGCGCCCGCGGTGCGATGGCGTTGGCTGTCACCCCATACCGGCCCAGCGCCCGCGACGCGGTCAACGTCAGAGCGGTGATGCCGGCCTTGGCCGCACCGTAGTTGGCCTGGCCGACCGGACCGGAGAGCCCGGCCTCCGATGAGGTGTTGATGATCCGGCCGTAGACCGAACCGTCGTTTTCCTTGGCCTTGTTGCGCCAGTAGGTCGCCGCATTGCGGGTCAGCAGGAAATGTCCGCGCAGGTGGACCGCGATCACGGCGTCCCAGTCTTCGTCGGACATGTTGAACAGCATCCGGTCTCGGGTGATGCCGGCGTTGTTCACGACGATGCTCAGCCCGCCGAGGGACTCGGCGGTCTCGACCAGTTCGTCGGCCGTCGAACGCTGGCTGATGTCACCGATGACGGCCACGCCTTTGGAGCCGGCCGCGCTGATCTCGTCGAGCACGTCGGAGGCATCCAGGGCCTTGGCCATGTCGTTGACGACGACTGTCGCCCCTGACTTGGCCAGTCCGATCGCCTCGGCGCGGCCGAGACCGGCGGCAGCGCCGGTCACGACGGCGACACGTCCGGACAGGTCGTTCGAGTCGTCTTGTGCGGTCAACTTATGAATACCTCTAACGTCGAGTCAGTCGCGGCGGGTCAGCGCTGCGCGCGGGCATTCGGCGATGGCCTGTTCGGCCAACTCCTCCTGGTCGGCGGGGATCGGGTCCTTCGTCACGTACACGTAGTCCTCGTCATCGAGTTCGAACAGGTCCGGCGCAATTCCCACGCAGACGGCGTTCCCCTCGCAACGATCACGGTCGACTTCGACACGCATGACAACCTCCTTGCCCGACACACCCCGCCAGCCGGGGGCATTCGCAGCACCACGATACGACGAGATCGGCTCCCTGCCCGTCTCAACGGCGCTGGACCCCAAGACTAGAACGTGTTACAACCGGAGGTGTCGGCGGGTCGCCGACAGGCGCCGAACACCGAGCTGAAGGGCCAGCCATGCGGATCAGTTACACCCCTGAGCAAGAGGAGCTGCGCCGCGAGCTCCGGTCGTACTTCACCAAGCTGATGACCCCGGAGCGTCAGGAGGCGCTCAGCTCGACCTCCGGCGGCGAGATCGGCACCGGCAACGTCTACCGCGAAACCGTCTCCCAGATGGGCAAGGACGGCTGGCTCACGCTGAACTGGCCCGAGGAGTATGGCGGGCAGAACCGCGACCCGATGGACTCACTGATCTTCACCGACGAGGCGGCCATCGCCGGCGCCCCGGTGCCGTTCCTGACCATCAACAGCGTCGCACCGACGATCATGGCGTTCGGCACCGAGGAGCAGAAGAAGTTCTATCTGCCCAAGATCGCCTCCGGCGATCTGCACTTCTCGATCGGCTACTCCGAGCCCGGCGCCGGCACCGACCTGGCTGCGCTGCGCACCACCGCCGTGCGCGACGGTGACGACTACGTGGTCAACGGCCAGAAGATGTGGACCAGCCTGATCCAGTACGCCGACTACGTCTGGCTGGCGGTGCGTACCAACACCGAGGCCAAGAAGCACCGCGGCATCTCGGTGCTGATCGTGCCGACCGCCGCCGAGGGCTTCTCTTGGACCCCGGTGCACACCATGGCCGGGGTCGGTACCAGTGCCACCTACTACCAGGATGTGCGGGTGCCGGTCAGCAGCCTCGTCGGCGAGGAGAACGGCGGCTGGAAGCTGGTGACCAACCAGCTCAACCATGAGCGTGTCGCACTGGTGTCCGCTCAGCCGATCTTCCTGGCACTCAACCAGGTTCGCGAGTGGGCGCAGAACACCAAGGACGCCCACGGCAACCGGCTGATCGACTCGGAGTGGGTGCAGCTCAACCTCGCCCGGGTGCATGCCAAGGCCGAGTACCTCAAGCTGATCAACTGGGAGCTGGCCTCGGCCAAGAGCGGCACCCTCAATCCCGCCGACGCGTCGGCGGCCAAGGTCTTCGGCACCGAACTGGCGACCGAGGCCTACCGGCTGCTGATGGAGATCCTGGGCCCGTCGGCGACATTGCGGCAGGATTCGCCCGGCGTGCTGTTGCGCGGCAAGGTCGAGCGCATGCACCGCTCCGCGCTGATCCTCACCTTCGGCGGCGGCACCAACGAGATCCAGCGCGACATCATCGGCATGGTGGCCCTGGGCCTGCCCCGAGTAAACCGCTGACCGAGACACGAGGACTGACATGGATTTCACCAGAACAGAAGCAGCACAGGATCTCTCGGGCCTGGTCCGCACCATCGTCGATGCGGTGTGCACGCCCGAGCATCAGCGCGCTCTCGACGGACTCGACCAGCGCTTCGACACCGAGCTCTGGCGCACGCTGATCGACGCCGACATTCTGAGCACCGCCGCGCCGGAGTCGGTGGGCGGCGGCGGATTCGGCACACTCGAGCAGGCGGCCATCCTGGCCGCGCTGGGCCGCCAGCTTGCCGCGGTCCCGTATCTGGAGTCGGTGGTGCTCGGCGCAGGTGTGCTGGCCCGCTTCGGTTCCGCGGAGCTGCAACAGCAGTGGGCAGCACCGGCGGTCGCGGGCGAGAAGATCGTGACCATCGCTCTGGATGGCGAGTGGGGCCAGGGGCCGGTGCAGGCCACCGGCGCCGGGGACGGGTTCCGGCTCACCGGCACCCGCATCCAGGTACCGTTCGCCCCGGTCGCCGACGCCTTCCTGGTTCCGGCCGAAACCGATTCGGGCACAAGGCTGTTCTTGGTCACCGCCACCGACGCTGGAGTCTCGGTCACAGCACAGTTGACGACGGGCAAGAACAGCACCGGTGAACTGGACCTCGCCGGCGTCGAGGTCGGCGCCGACCGGGTGGTCGGCGCCGGTGACGCGCTGGCGTGGCTGGCCACCCACAAGACGCTGGGCTACAGCGCCTACCAGCTCGGCGTCCTCGAACGCGCGCTGGAACTCACCGCCGAATATGCCCGCACCCGTGAGCAGTTCGACCGTCCGATCGGCAGCTTCCAGGCGGTCTCGTCGCGGCTGGCCGACGACTACATCGACATCAAGGGGCTGCGCCTGGCGATCGATCAGGCGTCGTGGCGGCTCTCGGAGGATCTGCCCGCCGACATCGAGGTGGCAACGGCCGCGTTCTGGGCCGCCGAGGCCGGACATCGGGTGGCTCACACCACCGTTCATGTCCACGGCGGTGTCGGCATCGACGTCGACCACCAGGTGCACCGCTACTTCATCACTGCCAAGGAGGTCGAGTTCGCCCTGGGCGGTGCCACCACGCAGCTGCGCCAGATCGGCCGCGAACTGGCCGAGACACCGGCCTGATCAGACCCGTGACCGGTGAACCGACCGTCACCGGCCTGCTGAAGCCGCTGGTCGACGTCGACGACCGCGGCATCAGCGCTGACGACGGGTCCTACTCGACGTGGCGTCGGCATATCCAGGACGCCGCTGACCTGGCGGCGGTGCTGCGTGCCCGGCTCGATCCGGACAAGCCGCCGCATGTCGGTGTGCTGCTGGGCAATACGCCGTTCTTCTCCCGGGTGCTGGTCGCCGCGGGCCTGAGCGGACTGGTGGTCGTCGGGCTGAACCCGACCCGCCGCGGCGCCGCGCTGCGCCGCGATATCGAGCACGCCGACTGCCAGCTGGTGCTGGCCGACGGCGACCCGGTCGGCGAACAGAGCTACGGACCGGATTTCGCCCCGGCCGGTACGCCGGTGATCGACGTGGCGGCGCGGGAGTGGGCCGACGAGCTGGCCACGGCCGATCGCGCGCCGATCACCTTCGCCGACACCGATTCCGCTGACCTGTTCATGCTGATCTTCACCTCGGGTACCAGCGGTGAGCCCAAGGCCGTCCGCTGTACTCACGAGAAGGTCGCCGGCCCCGGGGTGATGCTCGCCGACCGGTTCGGCTTGGGCGCCTCCGACGTCTGCTATCTGTCGATGCCGCTGTTCCACTCCAACGCGGTGATGGCCGGCTGGGCGCCCGCGGTGGCAGGCGGCGCGGCGATTGCCCTGCGCCGCAAGTTCTCCGCCTCGCAGTTCATCCCCGACGTGCGCCGGTTTCAGGCCACCTACGCCAACTACGTCGGCAAGCCGATGTCCTATATCCTGGCCACCCCACCCGAACCCGACGATGCCGACAACCCCTTGCGCATCGTCTACGGCAACGAGGCCGCACCCCGCGACATCGAGCGGTTCGCCACCCGGTTCGGGGTCACCGTGATCGACGGGTTCGGCTCCACCGAGGGCGGGGTGAACATCGCCCGCACCCCCGACACCCCGGAAGGGGCACTGGGCCCGCTACCCGAAGGACTCGACATCGTCGACGTCGACACCGGCCAGCCATGCCCACCCGGTGTCATCGGGGAATTGGTGAATCTCAACGGGCCGGGCAACTTTCGCGGCTATTACAAAGACCCGGACGCCGAGTCCGAGCGGATGGCGGGCGGTATCTACCACAGCGGCGACCTGGCCTACCGCGACGAGGCGGGTTATGCGCACTTCGCCGGCCGGCTCGGCGACTGGATGCGGGTCGACGGCGAGAACCTGGGCACCGCCCCGATCGAGCGCGTGCTGATGCGCTATCCCGACGTCACCGAGGCGGCGGTGTACGCCATCCCCGATCCCGATGTGGGCGACCGGGTGATGGCCGCTCTGGTGATGCCGGCGGGCACCGAGTTCGATCCGGGCACGTTCCGGGACTTCCTGGCCGACCAGCCCGACCTGGGCCCCAAGCAGTGGCCGCGGTTCGTCCGCGTCGGAGTCAGCGTGCCGCGCACCGAGACGTTCAAGATCATCAAGCGCAAGCTCTCCGCCGAGGGCCTGGACTGCCCCGACCCGGTGTTTGAAATCTCGCGCTGAGGGCTATCGCTTGCGGGTGAAACTCGCCCGTCTGGTCTTCACGGTCGCCGCCGTGGCCTCGTCACTGCTGGTCATGCCGGCCGCGCACGCCGCCGACTGCCCGGACATCGAGGTGCTGTTCGCCCGCGGCACCTTCGAGCCGCCCGGAGTCGGCCGCATCGGCCAGGCCTTCGTCGACGCGGTCACCGCCGATGCCGCCGGCAAGTCGGTCAACGTCTACCCGGTGGACTACCCGGCCAGTACCGACTTCCCGCGGGCCGTCGACGGAGTGATGGACGCCAGCAACCACATTCGGGCTACCGCACTGGCCTGCCCCAAGACCAAGATGGTGCTCGGCGGCTACTCGCAGGGCGCGGCGGTGATGGGGTTCGTGACCGCCAATGCCATTCCCGACGGGTTCACCCCGCCGCCGGGGCTGACCGGACCGATGCCCAACGACATCGCCGATCACATCGCTGCGATCGCCTTGTTCGGCAAGCCGTCGCCGGAATTCATGAATTCGATCGGGGCCCCGCCGATCGCGATCGGGCCGCTGTATGCCACCAAGACGATCGACATGTGCGTATCGGCCGACCCGATCTGCTCGGACAGCGGCAACGACGGCGGTGCGCACGGAATGTACGCGGCCAACGGCATGGTCGGCCAGGCGGCACAGTTCGCCGTCAAGCGGGTCTAGCCGGGGCTGCGCCCGCGATCGACGGCAGCACCGCTTCGATGAGGTGCGGGCCTGGCTCGTCGAAGGCCCAGCGCAAGGCGTCGGCGAGTTCTTCGGCGGTGCCCGCCCGTCGTGCCGGCACTCCCATACCCTTGGCGATCTTCACGAAATCCAGTGTGGGACTAGTTAGATCGAGCAGCGACTCGGCCTTGGGGCCGGGACCAGTCCCGGCCGCTTCGGCACCGACGCGCTGCAATTCGATGCGCAAGATGTCATAGGCCCGGTTGGCGTAGACCACGGTGGTGATGTCCAGGTTCTCCCGCGCCTGGGTCCACAGCGCCGAAATGGTGTACATCGCCGAACCGTCGGACTCCAGGCACAGTACCGGGCGATCCGGCGCGGCGATCGCGGCACCGACCGACACCGGCAGTGCGTACCCGATTGCCCCACCGGTGAGAGTAAGCCAGTCATGCGCAGGCGCTCCGGCGGTGGCTTGCGCCAGAAGGAATCCCGACGTGTTCGACTCGTCGACCACGATCGCACGCTCGGGCAGCAGCGCACCGATGACGTCGGCCTGGGTCTGGATGGTCAGCGGGCCGGACGTCAGCGCCGGCCGGGCGTCGGGCGCGAGTGCGGCGGTCTCGTTGGGGGCCAGCAGGTCGGCGAGCGCAGCCAGTGCGGAGGCCGCCCCGACCGGTCCGGCCAGGGTGTGCACCTGGCAGCCGTCGGGAACCAGATCGCTGGGCTTGCCGGGATAGGCGAAGAACGACACCGGGTGCGGCGCGCCGGCCAGCACGATGTGCGCGGCACCGTCGAACTGTGCGGTGGCAGCCTCGGCGAAGTAGGCCAGCCGCTCGACCGCGGGCAGACCGGCACCGCGTTGCAGGCGGGTCGGGAACGTCTCGCAGATGACGCGCGTACCGCAGGCCTGCGCCAGCCGGACCGCGGCGGCCAACCCCGGTTCGCGGGTGGCGTCCCCACCGATCAGCAGGACGGTCGGCTCGCCCGAGCCCAAGACCGCAGCCACCTCGTCGAGGTGTGGTGCGGTCGGGCCATCTTGGGCTGCAACGGCTTTCGCCGGTGCGGCGCCGTCGCCCCAGGAGATGTCCGCGGGCAGGATCAACGTCGAGACGTGCTGATGCGAACGGGCCGAGGCGATGGCCTCCGCAGCATCGGTGGCCACGTCTTGAACCGCAGCGGTGCGGCGCAGCCAGCCGGACACCGTGCCCGCGACCGAGTCGATGTCGGACTCCAGTGGCGCGTCGTACTTCTTGTGGTAGGTGGCGTGGTCACCCACGACCACCACCATCGGCACTCCCGCGCGGCGGGCGTTGTGCAGATTGGCCAGGCCATTGCCCAGCCCGGGACCGAGGTGCAGCAGTACCGCGGCCGGGCCGTCGGCGATCCGGGCGTAACCGTCGGCGGCGCCGGT is a window from the Mycolicibacterium anyangense genome containing:
- a CDS encoding SDR family oxidoreductase, whose product is MQLSFEDRTYLVTGGGSGIGKGVAEGLAAAGARVLIVGRGAERLAATAEEIKANAPAGDVRYQSADVTDEDQIAAAVATATEWNGRLHGVVHCAGGSQTIGPITQMDSEAWRATVDLNINGSMYVLKHSAREMVRGGGGSFVGISSIASSNTHRWFGPYGVTKSGLDHLVKLAADELGPSWVRVNGIRPGLIRTELVQLVLDSPEISGDYAECTPLPRPGEVDDVANTALFLLSDAAQWVTGQIIGVDGGQSLRRGPDYSAMLEPAYGADGLRGVV
- a CDS encoding intersectin-EH binding protein Ibp1 — translated: MMATLKNSARRLALAGGFALAVAAAPAVAAFTAVSTGPAPAVAECAPGEVVNTEGIGCLPAPPQDNPPGEVAFSTPGDNNSVPEVQGIPCTGANTGQCIGLQEEQGAPAVEPHSSISSSP
- a CDS encoding intersectin-EH binding protein Ibp1, yielding MAKPSSVGRRILLAGGLSLAIAAAPAAAFVVGPSLAPAGVAIACPAGEIEDIYTGECTPELTPNTSGGVDFSTPGDTNSVPEVQGIPCTGHNTGQCIGLEEDQGAPDVQPRSSISSSP
- a CDS encoding alpha,alpha-trehalose-phosphate synthase (UDP-forming) — encoded protein: MPGDKTTGSGNSEFVVVANRLPIDMERLPDGSLTWRRSPGGLVTALEPLLRRHRGAWIGWPGIVDGPEDPIIEDGMQLYPVRLSAEEFAEYYEGFSNATLWPLYHDVIVKPAYHREWWDRYVDVNRRFAEATSRAAAEGATVWVQDYQLQLVPKMLRMLRPDLTIGFFLHIPFPPVELFMQMPWRTEIIEGLLGADLVGFHLPGGAQNFLFLSRKLVGANTSRASVGVRSRFGEVQLGLRTIKVGAFPISIDSAELDRTARGREIRRRAREIRAELGNPRKILLGVDRLDYTKGIDVRLRAFSELLAEGRAKRDDTVLIQLATPSRERVESYRILRNEIEQQVGHINGEYGEVGHPVVHYLHRPVPRDELIAFFVAADVMLVTPLRDGMNLVAKEYVACRSDLGGALVLSEFTGAAAELRQAYLTNPHDLEGVKDTIEAALNQTPEEGRRRMRALRRQVLAHDVDRWARSFLDALADAKSGTDGTAIE
- a CDS encoding 3-oxoacyl-ACP reductase translates to MTAQDDSNDLSGRVAVVTGAAAGLGRAEAIGLAKSGATVVVNDMAKALDASDVLDEISAAGSKGVAVIGDISQRSTADELVETAESLGGLSIVVNNAGITRDRMLFNMSDEDWDAVIAVHLRGHFLLTRNAATYWRNKAKENDGSVYGRIINTSSEAGLSGPVGQANYGAAKAGITALTLTASRALGRYGVTANAIAPRARTAMTAEVFGEAPPEGEVDPLSPEHVVTLVRYLASPASHKVSGQIFIVYGPTVTLVAAPTAEHRFHAHGPAWDPASLSESMSDYFADRDPERTFGVMGLMGD
- a CDS encoding ferredoxin: MRVEVDRDRCEGNAVCVGIAPDLFELDDEDYVYVTKDPIPADQEELAEQAIAECPRAALTRRD
- a CDS encoding acyl-CoA dehydrogenase, encoding MRISYTPEQEELRRELRSYFTKLMTPERQEALSSTSGGEIGTGNVYRETVSQMGKDGWLTLNWPEEYGGQNRDPMDSLIFTDEAAIAGAPVPFLTINSVAPTIMAFGTEEQKKFYLPKIASGDLHFSIGYSEPGAGTDLAALRTTAVRDGDDYVVNGQKMWTSLIQYADYVWLAVRTNTEAKKHRGISVLIVPTAAEGFSWTPVHTMAGVGTSATYYQDVRVPVSSLVGEENGGWKLVTNQLNHERVALVSAQPIFLALNQVREWAQNTKDAHGNRLIDSEWVQLNLARVHAKAEYLKLINWELASAKSGTLNPADASAAKVFGTELATEAYRLLMEILGPSATLRQDSPGVLLRGKVERMHRSALILTFGGGTNEIQRDIIGMVALGLPRVNR
- a CDS encoding acyl-CoA dehydrogenase family protein; translation: MDFTRTEAAQDLSGLVRTIVDAVCTPEHQRALDGLDQRFDTELWRTLIDADILSTAAPESVGGGGFGTLEQAAILAALGRQLAAVPYLESVVLGAGVLARFGSAELQQQWAAPAVAGEKIVTIALDGEWGQGPVQATGAGDGFRLTGTRIQVPFAPVADAFLVPAETDSGTRLFLVTATDAGVSVTAQLTTGKNSTGELDLAGVEVGADRVVGAGDALAWLATHKTLGYSAYQLGVLERALELTAEYARTREQFDRPIGSFQAVSSRLADDYIDIKGLRLAIDQASWRLSEDLPADIEVATAAFWAAEAGHRVAHTTVHVHGGVGIDVDHQVHRYFITAKEVEFALGGATTQLRQIGRELAETPA
- the fadD17 gene encoding long-chain-fatty-acid--CoA ligase FadD17: MTGEPTVTGLLKPLVDVDDRGISADDGSYSTWRRHIQDAADLAAVLRARLDPDKPPHVGVLLGNTPFFSRVLVAAGLSGLVVVGLNPTRRGAALRRDIEHADCQLVLADGDPVGEQSYGPDFAPAGTPVIDVAAREWADELATADRAPITFADTDSADLFMLIFTSGTSGEPKAVRCTHEKVAGPGVMLADRFGLGASDVCYLSMPLFHSNAVMAGWAPAVAGGAAIALRRKFSASQFIPDVRRFQATYANYVGKPMSYILATPPEPDDADNPLRIVYGNEAAPRDIERFATRFGVTVIDGFGSTEGGVNIARTPDTPEGALGPLPEGLDIVDVDTGQPCPPGVIGELVNLNGPGNFRGYYKDPDAESERMAGGIYHSGDLAYRDEAGYAHFAGRLGDWMRVDGENLGTAPIERVLMRYPDVTEAAVYAIPDPDVGDRVMAALVMPAGTEFDPGTFRDFLADQPDLGPKQWPRFVRVGVSVPRTETFKIIKRKLSAEGLDCPDPVFEISR
- a CDS encoding cutinase family protein, producing MPAAHAADCPDIEVLFARGTFEPPGVGRIGQAFVDAVTADAAGKSVNVYPVDYPASTDFPRAVDGVMDASNHIRATALACPKTKMVLGGYSQGAAVMGFVTANAIPDGFTPPPGLTGPMPNDIADHIAAIALFGKPSPEFMNSIGAPPIAIGPLYATKTIDMCVSADPICSDSGNDGGAHGMYAANGMVGQAAQFAVKRV
- a CDS encoding acetolactate synthase large subunit, whose amino-acid sequence is MTNDRNGAQALISTLVAEGVQVCFANPGTSEMHFVAALDTVPEMRGVLTLFEGVATGAADGYARIADGPAAVLLHLGPGLGNGLANLHNARRAGVPMVVVVGDHATYHKKYDAPLESDIDSVAGTVSGWLRRTAAVQDVATDAAEAIASARSHQHVSTLILPADISWGDGAAPAKAVAAQDGPTAPHLDEVAAVLGSGEPTVLLIGGDATREPGLAAAVRLAQACGTRVICETFPTRLQRGAGLPAVERLAYFAEAATAQFDGAAHIVLAGAPHPVSFFAYPGKPSDLVPDGCQVHTLAGPVGAASALAALADLLAPNETAALAPDARPALTSGPLTIQTQADVIGALLPERAIVVDESNTSGFLLAQATAGAPAHDWLTLTGGAIGYALPVSVGAAIAAPDRPVLCLESDGSAMYTISALWTQARENLDITTVVYANRAYDILRIELQRVGAEAAGTGPGPKAESLLDLTSPTLDFVKIAKGMGVPARRAGTAEELADALRWAFDEPGPHLIEAVLPSIAGAAPARPA